From the genome of Populus alba chromosome 10, ASM523922v2, whole genome shotgun sequence, one region includes:
- the LOC118048842 gene encoding uncharacterized protein isoform X3, with amino-acid sequence MRNSCLPEIDNAGTMMTLDENPQCSFQILRPAAKKPKFGVGSTVTAKSGTIPHKIQASDMRNSCLPEIDNAGAMMTLDENPQCSFQILRPAAKKPKFGVGSTVTAKSGTIPHKIKPFFFAVKLWTFILEPLGTRQA; translated from the exons ATGAGAAATAGCTGTCTGCCTGAGATTGACAATGCTGGTACCATGATGACCTTGGATGAGAATCCACAATGTTCTTTCCAAATACTGAGACCTGCAGCGAAGAAGCCAAAATTTGGCGTTGGGAGCACTGTTACAGCTAAGAGTGGCACCATTCCACATAAAATCCAG GCAAGCGATATGAGAAATAGCTGTCTGCCTGAGATTGACAATGCTGGTGCCATGATGACCTTGGATGAGAATCCACAATGTTCTTTCCAAATACTGAGACCCGCAGCGAAGAAGCCAAAATTTGGCGTTGGGAGCACTGTTACAGCTAAGAGTGGCACCATTCCACATAAAATCAAG CCCTTTTTCTTCGCAGTTAAGCTTTGGACATTTATATTAGAACCCCTTGGCACTAGGCAAGCTTGA